In Glycine max cultivar Williams 82 chromosome 15, Glycine_max_v4.0, whole genome shotgun sequence, the DNA window GACACATGATGCATTCATTTTCATTCAGGTAAAACAATGTCAACTCTTACAAACCATAAAAAATCTGTTCGAGCAATGGCCCAGCATCCCAAAGAGTATGTGTTTGATATCAGTTGATTATTACTTGTGGAATTATAAAATATGGTTGGTTAGTTAAATTTGTTATTCTATTTTGTCTTATCAccctcttattttttttgttggctgCAGGCAAGCTTTTGCATCTGCTTCAGCTGACAATATTAAAAAGTTCAACCTTCCAAAAGGAGAATTTTTGCACAACATGCTGTGAGttcttaaacttatttttaccAAATTTGTGTGATTAGGGAATCATTAATGAATGGTAGGATCTTTCCTGGGGGGCAAAATGCCAAATATGAATTGTCTATACCTAATATTCAAGCTCAAATTATACTGCTTTAAGTTGAAAGATATGGTTGGAAAGATATGCTCCAATAATTGATGTCTTTTCGTTATTCTGCTTAATGTGCAGCTCTCAACAGAAAACTATCATCAATGCAATGGCTGTCAATGAGGAGGGTGTGATGGTTACTGGAGGTATGGAAACAAATTTAGACTATCAGGAAAGCAGTTTGTGGAATAAATTCAACTAATCCGTGCCCCAATTTTTCTTAGGCATGTGATTAGGAATTAATGCTCCCCAATCTTGATTTATTGTGTCATACTGAAGAATTTGATATGGATATTATTTGTCCCTTGCATTAAACTTTATGCCCTTTTTTCTCCTGGTTAAAGGTGACAATGGCAGCATGTGGTTCTGGGATTGGAAGAGTGGTCATAATTTCCAGCAATCCCAAACAATTGTACAGCCTGGTATCCAAGTTTGGCTGCTCTTAGATGATTAGTTATTTGCCACTTAGTTCTATCATACCCGTAAGATTGACTAGTATAATTATTTGCTTTCCTCTTTCCTCAACCTCCCCCTCTTACAGGTTCCCTGGATAGTGAAGCTGGTATTTATGCTTGTACCTATGATCTTACTGGCTCGAGGCTTATAACCTGCGAGGCTGACAAGACGATAAAAATGTGGAAAGAAGACGAGAGTGCCACTCCAGAAACCCATCCCCTTAACTTCAGGCCTCCTAAAGACATCCGTCGATTCTAGACATGCTCCTCATATATCTCAGGCTATTTATTCTGCCAATACACAGAGTGGATGTGCTATAATCTGGAGGGCTTGGTGTAAATTTACGTGTTGGGAGATTCACAGTTCTCTTTTAACAGGCTTTTATCGTCATTTTTGTATCATTGGATTGATTTTAAGAATATTCCTACATAGATCCGTCCGTATTTCTATAGCTTTCCTACAAGGCGTCTTCCTTGTAGAATTGAATAGAATGATGCATTTTAGCTTTTGGAGAAGTTAAAAGTTAAagtatataaattgattttaatttattaaagaagtttgatttgttttattattttgttttcttatagGTATTTATTGAAAAACTTGTCTAAATTGAGCATTAATGTCCCAGTtgacttgatttttttaaatctccatgctttatttattttgggaGTCTGGATGACGTTAATACCATGTCTAATGATGGGGATTTTCTTTCTATATCAGTCATTTTTCTTCTACACCCAGCACTGAGAGTGAAAAATCAAAAACATCCTTAGGTAAGGTCATTATGGTATTATGGATTCACAATCCTTAGGCTATTATGGATTATCAATTCGTAAGGTTATTATGGATTTACAATATGTAAGGTTATTATGGATTCATAACTTTGGTGTTATTAACACGACATTCTAATCAACTGAGTTAATaggttaattatgttaaaaaataattaatgttgttatatataatgaaattttttaatgtatatttaatacacataagtttacataataattaatttttattgaataattaacttttttacatgtataaatttttattaaacctatgattttatttcaaatttacattgtaaaaaattacattattagatcaaaattaattgttataaaatttattatgtaaacttatgtgtattaaatatatattagaaattttagtattatatgtacgatattaattattttataacataattgatctaTTAATCCATATGGTTATAGCGTCACAGGTTCAAGATCTATAtggaccattaattttaaattattttgtaaaatatttttaacaatccTTAAGGATCTATATGAAATGTTGAAATTGTCAAAAATGTGCTGGGTATAGAAGAAAAAGGATGGATTCAGGAAGAGAATCCTGTGAAATATCCCATTGTCAATAATATGTGGCCCATGCTATTTACACCATCGTTTTGCTCTTCATATTTCCAattttttgggttattttgaaATATCCAAACTACTCTCATTTTCACCTTCATTCTTCTCTCTTTCGGGTGTTGTTAGGTGCACCAGACATATTACTTATACACCCAGCATTaaacaaaattccaaaaatacccTTAAGGAAGGGTAAAACGGAAAAATCACGCAACTGCTAGGTGTACCAATAATTttactgggtgcacctagcaatgCCTCTCTCTTCCTTGCACCCTCCTTTTGTCTAGCCAACCCTCCCCCTCTTGGCAcccacttttattttcatggtaaaatatgttttttttttccctttcaaaatatgttatatttgattttagtcCCTCTAAAATTGTGTGTTTTGTCCCTTTatcacttttgatcttttaagtgGTTTAGATAATACAAAGACAAAAAGTTATTTAGATGGCGCTTGAAAGgctaaaaatgatatatttaaaaattacaggGATCAAAATTTAgagggataaaaaatattttaccttttatttctcttattttcaaaGTCATCTTTTTCCCCACTTTTCACATATCTCACATCTTCATAATCTCTTACACTAacatttatggataaaaaatatattatgcatGTATAACCGTGGAAGCATTACGATTAACTACGGTATTTACACTGATTTACAAGGGATTTGGCCCTCTACAATGAGTATATATAGAGTTCAAACTGCTTGGCTAATCAGGTTTTATATAAGGTCGTCAATCTCTAGTTTTCATTCTTGTtcaacattttaaatatatgcGTTAATAATACATTGAACTTTGTAATTGAAGTCCTATTGCGATTTTATAGCATCTGTAGATAGGAAAGTGACTTGCACACAAAAATTTACACCATTAAAAGCAATTCTTAACACGTAGTTATTGGTTAAGTGAATAAATAGATTGGTTATCGAACTTCAACTACAGTGGAcacagtattttttttctcttcaaattaaatattacatttgGGAAGGAATATAAGATGTTGGAGCTTGAAATTTAGACCCAAATCCACAATGATCAGTATCCTCAGTTTTTTCTCACAATATCCAAAGGGTACGAGTGAATTGTATCCCTCCATGCAGTGGCAGTGTCTGGCTTCACGTCACAAACACACTTCCACACTGCACTGTTACACTTGAATCCACTTCCAAAAGCAATTTGCCACACCCTATCCCCACTTTTCATCCTCCCTTTTGCTTCTATGTAGCTCAGCTCATACCAAATCGAAGAAGACGAAATGTTTCCAAACCTGTAAAGAGTCATGGTTGACGGCTCCACGTCCTGTTTCCTTAGCCTCAAGTTTCTTTCAACAGCTTCTATGATGGCTCTTCCCCCTGAATGTATGCAGAAATGCTCAAAAGCATGGTTGAAATTTGGAGTATAGATGCTTATTCTCCTTGAACTCCAAACTTTGCGACAAATAATCGAAAATAAGTACAAGAATTGCTCCCTCAAAGGCAGAACCAATGGTCCTAGTGAAGCTATGTTTTTCTTCAGTGCATCTCCAGACACATTTACTATGTTCTTTGATATTGATATACCTTCTTTGTTCTCAGGATCCACTTGTTGGTAGACACAGCCATGAGATTGATCATCCTGTGCAGTGATTGTTCTAACAATATGCTGAAGTTTATACTTTGCCTTGTGCTTATCTTGGACCCTACTAGACATCAATATAGCTGCTCCACCCATTCTGAATAGGCAATTAGAAAGAAGCATAGAAGGGACTTTACCAGTGTACCAATTCAGACTTAGAGTCTCTGTGCTTACTATTAAAGCCAAAGAGTTCCTATGAACTCTCAACAAGTCCTTAGCTAGACTCATTGATATGATTCCAGCACTGCATCCCATACCTGATAGGTTGAAGCTCATTATGTTGCTCCTCATTCTGAACTTGTTAACCACCACGGCGCTAAGAGATGGTGTGGGGCAGAAGACACTACTATTAGTGATGATTATGTCAATGGCTTTTGGGTTGATGTTGTGTTTCTCAAACAGGTCTTTGATTACTGAACACATGATTGTCTCAGCCTCATCAAGGGCAAAGGAGAGAGCTTTTATTTTGGGTATCTGAGCAAGAGATGGAGAAATGGATGTTTGCTCACTGAATCCTGATTTGGCCATGATCTTGCATTGGAAAGCAACAGCGTCAGGATCCATGTTGTCATAAAGTTGATTCTCTTCAAACATGGCAAGTGGTAGCCTATAGGAACTCGGTGGACAGTAGCAGGTGAAGTCTATCAAGTAAATTGGTGCTTTTCTTCTGCATGCAAAGAAAAGGGTTGCTAGGAATGCAACCAAAACCACTGTAAAACAATGATAAGGCGAGGAAATAAGGTCTATGATTGTGTTGATATGTTGTGTCAATATTTCCAATGAGGAACACAGACTTTGAGGTTCCATTTTGTTGGAAGTCTgaagttaattttgttttggcTAGTGGTTGGTTTTAGGCGTATGAGGTTGATCTTTTATGTGGTGATATTATATGGAGTTATGAGAGAGGAGATTGTCATGATATATAGTTTGGCATGAAAAGTGGGAAAAGGAAAATGTGGTTGGAGCTGAGCATGGCATTCTTTTAGTGTTTGCCTAAATAATGGCGTTGTGCACGGTAACTTCCTGTCACGCAATAAGAAGGGACTTTCCTCCTAAAGTGTGATCGAGGGATGTGTGTACAATGAAAATGTGAATAGTAGTAACAAACAAGGTTCTCTAGGATCGTATTGATTAGGGTAACCAAATATAATTACCTTAAAACCTCTTTCCTAATTAGCGACTAAAAAGGCTAAAACTACTTGTTTATAGATTCTCTTTCACTATAACTGATTAGGACATAATAACCATTTACTGTAAGAatctattaaaaatttactatgaCATAACAGTATTTTCCTATTAAAACTTTACTAAGAATCTTATCTTATACTCACCCGAATATGAGCGTGGTAGTATTTTTTAAGCACCTCCTTTGCCACACA includes these proteins:
- the LOC100783404 gene encoding probable 3-ketoacyl-CoA synthase 21 encodes the protein MEPQSLCSSLEILTQHINTIIDLISSPYHCFTVVLVAFLATLFFACRRKAPIYLIDFTCYCPPSSYRLPLAMFEENQLYDNMDPDAVAFQCKIMAKSGFSEQTSISPSLAQIPKIKALSFALDEAETIMCSVIKDLFEKHNINPKAIDIIITNSSVFCPTPSLSAVVVNKFRMRSNIMSFNLSGMGCSAGIISMSLAKDLLRVHRNSLALIVSTETLSLNWYTGKVPSMLLSNCLFRMGGAAILMSSRVQDKHKAKYKLQHIVRTITAQDDQSHGCVYQQVDPENKEGISISKNIVNVSGDALKKNIASLGPLVLPLREQFLYLFSIICRKVWSSRRISIYTPNFNHAFEHFCIHSGGRAIIEAVERNLRLRKQDVEPSTMTLYRFGNISSSSIWYELSYIEAKGRMKSGDRVWQIAFGSGFKCNSAVWKCVCDVKPDTATAWRDTIHSYPLDIVRKN